From one Brachypodium distachyon strain Bd21 chromosome 4, Brachypodium_distachyon_v3.0, whole genome shotgun sequence genomic stretch:
- the LOC104585111 gene encoding uncharacterized protein LOC104585111 isoform X3, producing the protein MTAVMVEEQEILSVMAIVIEPIVSENLPFGFDSSTCRSVYVGNIHLQVTDSLLHEVFQSIGPVILTSLWGIFAQRSRMLLCLLFFLAYSTCSDARVILYRYARVRIYGYTV; encoded by the exons ATGACGGCGGTCATGGTCGAGGAGCAGGAGATATTAAGTGTTATGGCCATCGTG ATAGAGCCCATTGTTAGCGAAAACCTGCCATTTGGGTTTGATTCAAGCACATGCCGCAGCGT GTATGTTGGCAACATCCATCTGCAAGTTACGGATTCACTACTCCACGAAGTCTTTCAAAGTATCGGTCCA GTCATTTTAACATCTCTATGGGGGATCTTTGCCCAGAGGTCACGGATGCTGctttgtttgctttttttcTTGGCATATTCTACCTGCTC AGATGCTAGGGTTATATTGTACAGATATGCTAGAGTTAGAATCTATGGATACACTGTCTAA
- the LOC104585111 gene encoding uncharacterized protein LOC104585111 isoform X5, giving the protein MLNGVLGSILMLLMLFLGNKVEKLCGLCNITLNKTAVFGDTSASAINLVISLYLRSNLKDPGGNVLDERSGHFNISMGDLCPEVTDAALFAFFLGIFYLLRC; this is encoded by the exons ATGCTGAACGGAGTACTGGGAAGTATCCTGATGTTGTTGATGCTGTTTCTAG GCAACAAGGTTGAAAAGCTTTGTGGCCTTTGCAACATTACACTGAACAAGACTGCAGTCTTTGGTGACACCAGTGCATCTGCTATTAACTTG GTAATTTCCTTATATTTGCGGTCGAACTTGAAAGATCCAGGAGGGAATGTATTAGATGAAAGATCTG GTCATTTTAACATCTCTATGGGGGATCTTTGCCCAGAGGTCACGGATGCTGctttgtttgctttttttcTTGGCATATTCTACCTGCTC AGATGCTAG
- the LOC104585111 gene encoding tRNA pseudouridine(38/39) synthase-like isoform X4: MLNGVLGSILMLLMLFLGNKVEKLCGLCNITLNKTAVFGDTSASAINLVISLYLRSNLKDPGGNVLDERSEIDYVKVLNRMLPRDIRVIGWCPVAADFLARSF, from the exons ATGCTGAACGGAGTACTGGGAAGTATCCTGATGTTGTTGATGCTGTTTCTAG GCAACAAGGTTGAAAAGCTTTGTGGCCTTTGCAACATTACACTGAACAAGACTGCAGTCTTTGGTGACACCAGTGCATCTGCTATTAACTTG GTAATTTCCTTATATTTGCGGTCGAACTTGAAAGATCCAGGAGGGAATGTATTAGATGAAAGATCTG AGATTGATTATGTGAAAGTATTAAACAGAATGCTTCCACGAGATATACGTGTAATAGGTTGGTGTCCTGTTGCAGCAGACTTTCTTGCAAG GTCATTTTAA
- the LOC104585111 gene encoding uncharacterized protein LOC104585111 isoform X1, with product MTAVMVEEQEILSVMAIVIEPIVSENLPFGFDSSTCRSVYVGNIHLQVTDSLLHEVFQSIGPVEGCKFIRKEKVVSLLFGGGEISTPAQTFEKWVSLVRKRSGTFRPSGFPRRSSRIEVIPSGSFSLFSTAELRLLV from the exons ATGACGGCGGTCATGGTCGAGGAGCAGGAGATATTAAGTGTTATGGCCATCGTG ATAGAGCCCATTGTTAGCGAAAACCTGCCATTTGGGTTTGATTCAAGCACATGCCGCAGCGT GTATGTTGGCAACATCCATCTGCAAGTTACGGATTCACTACTCCACGAAGTCTTTCAAAGTATCGGTCCAGTAGAAGGGTGCAAATtcatcagaaaagaaaag GTGGTTTCCTTGTTGTTTGGTGGTGGTGAAATCTCAACACCAGCCCAGACATTTGAGAAATGGGTGTCACTGGTACGTAAGCGGAGTGGGACATTCCGTCCATCTGGGTTCCCTCGTCGGAGTTCACGGATTGAAGTTATTCCAAGTGGAAGCTTCTCACTGTTTAGTACGGCAGAATTAAGGTTGCTTGTTTAA